The following coding sequences lie in one Melopsittacus undulatus isolate bMelUnd1 chromosome 9, bMelUnd1.mat.Z, whole genome shotgun sequence genomic window:
- the BRPF1 gene encoding peregrin isoform X8, protein MGVDFDVKTFCHNLRATKPPYECPVGTCRKIYKSYSGIEYHLYHYDHDNPPPPQHTPLRKHKKKGRQARAANKQSPSPSETSQSPGREVMTYAQAQRMVEVDLHGRVHRISIFDNLDVVSEDEEVPEEVPENGSNKENTETPSVPQKSGKHKNKEKRKDSNHHHHNASAGTTPKLPEVVYRELEQDTPDAPPRPTSYYRYIEKSAEELDEEVEYDMDEEDYIWLDIMNERRKTEGVSPIPQEIFEYLMDRLEKESYFESHNKGDPNALVDEDAVCCICNDGECQNSNVILFCDMCNLAVHQECYGVPYIPEGQWLCRRCLQSPSRAVDCALCPNKGGAFKQTDDGRWAHVVCALWIPEVCFANTVFLEPIDSIEHIPPARWKLTCYICKQRGSGACIQCHKANCYTAFHVTCAQQAGLYMKMEPVRETGANGTSFSVRKTAYCDIHTPPGSVRRLPALSHSEGEEEDEEEEEEGKGWSSEKVKKAKAKSRIKMKKARKILAEKRAAAPVVSVPCIPPHRLSKITNRLTIQRKSQFMQRLHSYWTLKRQSRNGVPLLRRLQTHLQSQRNCDQRDTEDKNWALKEQLKSWQRLRHDLERARLLVELIRKREKLKRETIKVQQVALEMQLTPFLILLRKTLEQLQEKDTGNIFSEPVPLSEVPDYLDHIKKPMDFQTMKQNLEAYRYLNFDDFEEDFNLIINNCLKYNAKDTIFYRAAIRLREQGGAVLRQARRQAEKMGIDFETGMHFPHCVTAEEAQVQDIEDEDVRLLLSENQKHLPLEEQLKILLERLDEVNAGKQSIGRSRRAKMIKKEITVLRRKLAHPRDLGRDGLERHSSSARGGLQSHNPCEKDLQTDSAAEESSSQETGKGLGPNSSSTPAHEVGRRTSVLFSKKNPKTAGPPKRPGRPPKNRDSQITPGHGNSPIGPPQLPIMGSSQRQRKRGRSPRPSSSSDSDSDKSTEDAPMDLPANGFSSGNQPVKKSFLVYRNDCNLPRSSSDSESSSSSSSSAASDRTSTTPSKQGRGKPSFSRVNFPEDSSEDTSGTENESYSVGTGRGVGHGMVRKGMGRGAGWLSEDEDSSLDALDLVWAKCRGYPSYPALIIDPKMPREGMFHHGVPIPVPPLEVLKLGEQMTQEAREHLYLVLFFDNKRTWQWLPRTKLVPLGVNQDLDKEKMLEGRKSNIRKSVQIAYHRAMQHRNKVQGEQSSDSSESD, encoded by the exons ATGGGCGTAGACTTCGACGTGAAGACTTTCTGCCACAACCTGCGGGCCACCAAACCCCCGTACGAGTGCCCGGTGGGCACCTGCCGCAAGATCTACAAGAGCTACAGCGGCATCGAGTACCACCTGTACCACTATGACCACGACAacccgccgccgccgcagcaCACCCCTCTGCGCAAGCACAAGAAGAAGGGGCGGCAGGCCCGCGCCGCCAACAAGCAGTCCCCCAGCCCCTCCGAGACCTCCCAGTCTCCGGGCAGGGAGGTGATGACCTATGCTCAAGCCCAGCGCATGGTGGAGGTGGATCTGCACGGCCGCGTCCATCGCATCAGCATCTTCGATAACCTGGATGTGGTGTCCGAGGATGAGGAGGTGCCCGAGGAGGTGCCCGAGAACGGGAGCAATAAGGAGAACACGGAGACCCCGAGCGTCCCGCAGAAATCCGGCAAGCACAAGAACAAGGAGAAGCGTAAGGATTCCAACCACCATCACCACAACGCCTCGGCTGGCACCACTCCCAAGCTGCCCGAGGTGGTGTACcgggagctggagcaggacacCCCAGACGCCCCACCGCGCCCCACGTCCTACTACAG GTACATCGAGAAgtcagcagaggagctggatgAGGAGGTGGAGTATGACATGGATGAGGAAGATTACATCTGGCTGGACATCATGAATGAGCGTCGGAAGACCGAAGGCGTGAGTCCCATTCCCCAGGAGATCTTTGAGTACCTgatggacaggctggagaaggagTCCTACTTTGAGAGCCACAACAAGGGGGATCCGAACGCCTTGGTGGACGAGGACGCCGTCTGCTGCATCTGCAACGACGGGGAGTGTCAGAACAGCAACGTCATCCTCTTCTGCGACATGTGCAACCTGGCTGTGCACCAGGAGTGCTATGGGGTGCCCTACATCCCGGAGGGACAGTGGCTCTGCAGACGGTGCCTGCAGTCACCCTCACGGGCCGTGGACTGTGCCCTCTGCCCAAACAAGGGGGGGGCCTTCAAGCAAACGGACGACGGGCGCTGGGCACACGTGGTGTGTGCCCTGTGGATCCCGGAGGTGTGCTTTGCCAACACTGTCTTCCTGGAGCCCATTGACAGCATTGAGCACATACCGCCTGCGCGCTGGAAGCTGACCTGTTACATCTGCAAGCAGCGTGGTTCTGGGGCTTGCATCCAGTGTCACAAAGCCAACTGCTACACAGCCTTTCATGTCACCTGCGCCCAGCAGGCCGGGCTCTACATGAAGATGGAGCCTGTGCGGGAGACAGGAGCCAATGGCACCTCCTTCAGTGTGCGCAAAACTGCCTACTGCGACATCCACACCCCGCCGGGCTCCGTGCGCAGGCTGCCAGCCCTGTCCCACAGCGAGGGCGAGGAGGaggacgaggaggaggaggaggagggcaagggctggagctctgagaAGGTCAAAAAGGCAAAGGCCAAGTCAAGGATCAAGATGAAGAAAGCGAGGAAGATCCTGGCGGAGAAACGAGCTGCGGCACCCGTGGTGTCTGTGCCCTGCATCCCCCCGCATAG gCTCAGCAAGATCACAAACCGTTTAACCATCCAGAGGAAGAGCCAGTTCATGCAGAGGCTGCACAGCTACTGGACCCTGAAGAGACAGTCCCGCAATGGTGTCCCCCTGCTCCGCCGCCTCCAGACACACTTGCAGTCCCAAAGGAACTGTGACCAG AGAGACACTGAGGATAAGAACTGGGCCCTGAAGGAGCAGCTGAAGTCATGGCAGCGCCTCCGCCATGACCTAGAGCGCGCACGCTTGCTGGTGGAGCTGATCCGCAAGCGGGAGAAGCTCAAGAGAGAGACG ATCAAGGTGCAGCAGGTAGCACTGGAGATGCAGCTGACCCCCTTCCTCATCCTGCTCCGCAAGACGCttgagcagctgcaggagaaagACACAGGCAACATCTTCAGCGAGCCGGTCCCTCTGTCTGAG GTCCCGGACTACCTGGATCACATCAAGAAGCCGATGGACTTTCagacaatgaaacaaaacctgGAAGCCTATCGCTACCTGAACTTCGACGACTTCGAGGAGGATTTCAACCTGATCATCAACAACTGTTTGAAGTACAACGCCAAAGACACCATCTTCTACCGGGCAGCCATCCGCCTGCGGGAGCAGGGAGGTGCTGTGCTGCGGCAGGCTCGCCGCCAGGCTGAGAAGATGGGCATTGACTTTGAGACAGGCATGCACTTCCCTCACTGCGTAACGGCGGAAGAGGCTCAGGTCCAGGACATCGAGGATG AAGATGTGCGGCTGCTGCTCTCGGAGAACCAGAAGCACCTGCCTTTGGAGGAGCAGCTGAAGATCCTGCTGGAGCGGCTGGATGAGGTCAACGCTGGCAAGCAGAGCATCGGCCGCTCCCGCCGCGCCAAGATGATCAAGAAGGAGATCACAGTCCTGCGCAGGAAGCTGGCCCACCCCCGGGACCTGGGCCGGGATGGGCTGGAGCGGCACAGCTCCTCGGCCAGGGGGGGCCTGCAGTCACACAACCCCTGCGAGAAGGACCTGCAGACAGACAGTGCTGCcgaggagagcagcagccaggagaCGGGCAAAG gTCTGGGTCCCAATTCCTCTTCCACCCCAGCCCATGAAGTTGGCAGGAGGACCTCAGTGCTCTTCTCCAAGAAGAACCCTAAAACTGCAGGTCCTCCAAAGCGCCCAGGCCGCCCCCCGAAGAACAGAGACAGCCAGATCACTCCTGGGCACGGGAACAGCCCCATTGGgcccccccagctccccatcaTGGGCTCCTCCCAGCGGCAAAGGAAGCGAGGGCGAAGCCCACggcccagctccagctcagACAGTGACAGCGACAAGTCCACTGAAGATGCTCCCATGG ATCTGCCAGCCAATGGTTTCAGCAGCGGGAACCAGCCGGTGAAGAAGAGCTTCCTGGTGTACCGCAACGACTGCAACCTGCCCCGGAGCAGCTCCGACTCCgagtccagcagcagcagcagcagcagtgctgcctcGGACCGCACCAG CACAACACCCTCCAAGCAGGGCCGAGGGAAACCCTCCTTCTCCCGAGTGAACTTCCCGGAGGACAGCAGCGAGGACACGTCGGGGACAGAGAACGAATCCTACTCCGTGGGCACGGGGCGAGGCGTGGGGCATGGCA TGGTGCGCAAGGGCATGGGCCGTGGTGCGGGCTGGCTCTCCGAGGATGAGGATTCCTCCCTGGATGCTCTGGATCTGGTGTGGGCGAAGTGCCGGGGGTACCCCTCCTACCCCGCGCTG ATCATCGACCCCAAGATGCCGCGGGAAGGCATGTTCCACCATGGCGTCCCCATCCCCGTGCCCCCCTTGGAGGTGCTGAAGCTGGGGGAGCAGATGACTCAGGAAGCACGCGAGCACCTCTACCTTGTCCTCTTCTTTGACAACAAGCGCACTTG GCAGTGGTTGCCCAGGACCAAACTGGTACCACTGGGGGTGAACCAAGACCTGGATAAGGAAAAAATGCTGGAAGGTCGGAAGTCCAACATCCGTAAGTCGGTGCAGATCGCCTACCACCGCGCCATGCAGCACCGCAACAAGGTGCAGGGCGAGCAGAGCAGCGACTCCAGCGAGAGCGACTGA
- the BRPF1 gene encoding peregrin isoform X9 — MGVDFDVKTFCHNLRATKPPYECPVGTCRKIYKSYSGIEYHLYHYDHDNPPPPQHTPLRKHKKKGRQARAANKQSPSPSETSQSPGREVMTYAQAQRMVEVDLHGRVHRISIFDNLDVVSEDEEVPEEVPENGSNKENTETPSVPQKSGKHKNKEKRKDSNHHHHNASAGTTPKLPEVVYRELEQDTPDAPPRPTSYYRYIEKSAEELDEEVEYDMDEEDYIWLDIMNERRKTEGVSPIPQEIFEYLMDRLEKESYFESHNKGDPNALVDEDAVCCICNDGECQNSNVILFCDMCNLAVHQECYGVPYIPEGQWLCRRCLQSPSRAVDCALCPNKGGAFKQTDDGRWAHVVCALWIPEVCFANTVFLEPIDSIEHIPPARWKLTCYICKQRGSGACIQCHKANCYTAFHVTCAQQAGLYMKMEPVRETGANGTSFSVRKTAYCDIHTPPGSVRRLPALSHSEGEEEDEEEEEEGKGWSSEKVKKAKAKSRIKMKKARKILAEKRAAAPVVSVPCIPPHRLSKITNRLTIQRKSQFMQRLHSYWTLKRQSRNGVPLLRRLQTHLQSQRNCDQRDTEDKNWALKEQLKSWQRLRHDLERARLLVELIRKREKLKRETIKVQQVALEMQLTPFLILLRKTLEQLQEKDTGNIFSEPVPLSEVPDYLDHIKKPMDFQTMKQNLEAYRYLNFDDFEEDFNLIINNCLKYNAKDTIFYRAAIRLREQGGAVLRQARRQAEKMGIDFETGMHFPHCVTAEEAQVQDIEDDVRLLLSENQKHLPLEEQLKILLERLDEVNAGKQSIGRSRRAKMIKKEITVLRRKLAHPRDLGRDGLERHSSSARGGLQSHNPCEKDLQTDSAAEESSSQETGKGLGPNSSSTPAHEVGRRTSVLFSKKNPKTAGPPKRPGRPPKNRDSQITPGHGNSPIGPPQLPIMGSSQRQRKRGRSPRPSSSSDSDSDKSTEDAPMDLPANGFSSGNQPVKKSFLVYRNDCNLPRSSSDSESSSSSSSSAASDRTSTTPSKQGRGKPSFSRVNFPEDSSEDTSGTENESYSVGTGRGVGHGMVRKGMGRGAGWLSEDEDSSLDALDLVWAKCRGYPSYPALIIDPKMPREGMFHHGVPIPVPPLEVLKLGEQMTQEAREHLYLVLFFDNKRTWQWLPRTKLVPLGVNQDLDKEKMLEGRKSNIRKSVQIAYHRAMQHRNKVQGEQSSDSSESD; from the exons ATGGGCGTAGACTTCGACGTGAAGACTTTCTGCCACAACCTGCGGGCCACCAAACCCCCGTACGAGTGCCCGGTGGGCACCTGCCGCAAGATCTACAAGAGCTACAGCGGCATCGAGTACCACCTGTACCACTATGACCACGACAacccgccgccgccgcagcaCACCCCTCTGCGCAAGCACAAGAAGAAGGGGCGGCAGGCCCGCGCCGCCAACAAGCAGTCCCCCAGCCCCTCCGAGACCTCCCAGTCTCCGGGCAGGGAGGTGATGACCTATGCTCAAGCCCAGCGCATGGTGGAGGTGGATCTGCACGGCCGCGTCCATCGCATCAGCATCTTCGATAACCTGGATGTGGTGTCCGAGGATGAGGAGGTGCCCGAGGAGGTGCCCGAGAACGGGAGCAATAAGGAGAACACGGAGACCCCGAGCGTCCCGCAGAAATCCGGCAAGCACAAGAACAAGGAGAAGCGTAAGGATTCCAACCACCATCACCACAACGCCTCGGCTGGCACCACTCCCAAGCTGCCCGAGGTGGTGTACcgggagctggagcaggacacCCCAGACGCCCCACCGCGCCCCACGTCCTACTACAG GTACATCGAGAAgtcagcagaggagctggatgAGGAGGTGGAGTATGACATGGATGAGGAAGATTACATCTGGCTGGACATCATGAATGAGCGTCGGAAGACCGAAGGCGTGAGTCCCATTCCCCAGGAGATCTTTGAGTACCTgatggacaggctggagaaggagTCCTACTTTGAGAGCCACAACAAGGGGGATCCGAACGCCTTGGTGGACGAGGACGCCGTCTGCTGCATCTGCAACGACGGGGAGTGTCAGAACAGCAACGTCATCCTCTTCTGCGACATGTGCAACCTGGCTGTGCACCAGGAGTGCTATGGGGTGCCCTACATCCCGGAGGGACAGTGGCTCTGCAGACGGTGCCTGCAGTCACCCTCACGGGCCGTGGACTGTGCCCTCTGCCCAAACAAGGGGGGGGCCTTCAAGCAAACGGACGACGGGCGCTGGGCACACGTGGTGTGTGCCCTGTGGATCCCGGAGGTGTGCTTTGCCAACACTGTCTTCCTGGAGCCCATTGACAGCATTGAGCACATACCGCCTGCGCGCTGGAAGCTGACCTGTTACATCTGCAAGCAGCGTGGTTCTGGGGCTTGCATCCAGTGTCACAAAGCCAACTGCTACACAGCCTTTCATGTCACCTGCGCCCAGCAGGCCGGGCTCTACATGAAGATGGAGCCTGTGCGGGAGACAGGAGCCAATGGCACCTCCTTCAGTGTGCGCAAAACTGCCTACTGCGACATCCACACCCCGCCGGGCTCCGTGCGCAGGCTGCCAGCCCTGTCCCACAGCGAGGGCGAGGAGGaggacgaggaggaggaggaggagggcaagggctggagctctgagaAGGTCAAAAAGGCAAAGGCCAAGTCAAGGATCAAGATGAAGAAAGCGAGGAAGATCCTGGCGGAGAAACGAGCTGCGGCACCCGTGGTGTCTGTGCCCTGCATCCCCCCGCATAG gCTCAGCAAGATCACAAACCGTTTAACCATCCAGAGGAAGAGCCAGTTCATGCAGAGGCTGCACAGCTACTGGACCCTGAAGAGACAGTCCCGCAATGGTGTCCCCCTGCTCCGCCGCCTCCAGACACACTTGCAGTCCCAAAGGAACTGTGACCAG AGAGACACTGAGGATAAGAACTGGGCCCTGAAGGAGCAGCTGAAGTCATGGCAGCGCCTCCGCCATGACCTAGAGCGCGCACGCTTGCTGGTGGAGCTGATCCGCAAGCGGGAGAAGCTCAAGAGAGAGACG ATCAAGGTGCAGCAGGTAGCACTGGAGATGCAGCTGACCCCCTTCCTCATCCTGCTCCGCAAGACGCttgagcagctgcaggagaaagACACAGGCAACATCTTCAGCGAGCCGGTCCCTCTGTCTGAG GTCCCGGACTACCTGGATCACATCAAGAAGCCGATGGACTTTCagacaatgaaacaaaacctgGAAGCCTATCGCTACCTGAACTTCGACGACTTCGAGGAGGATTTCAACCTGATCATCAACAACTGTTTGAAGTACAACGCCAAAGACACCATCTTCTACCGGGCAGCCATCCGCCTGCGGGAGCAGGGAGGTGCTGTGCTGCGGCAGGCTCGCCGCCAGGCTGAGAAGATGGGCATTGACTTTGAGACAGGCATGCACTTCCCTCACTGCGTAACGGCGGAAGAGGCTCAGGTCCAGGACATCGAGGATG ATGTGCGGCTGCTGCTCTCGGAGAACCAGAAGCACCTGCCTTTGGAGGAGCAGCTGAAGATCCTGCTGGAGCGGCTGGATGAGGTCAACGCTGGCAAGCAGAGCATCGGCCGCTCCCGCCGCGCCAAGATGATCAAGAAGGAGATCACAGTCCTGCGCAGGAAGCTGGCCCACCCCCGGGACCTGGGCCGGGATGGGCTGGAGCGGCACAGCTCCTCGGCCAGGGGGGGCCTGCAGTCACACAACCCCTGCGAGAAGGACCTGCAGACAGACAGTGCTGCcgaggagagcagcagccaggagaCGGGCAAAG gTCTGGGTCCCAATTCCTCTTCCACCCCAGCCCATGAAGTTGGCAGGAGGACCTCAGTGCTCTTCTCCAAGAAGAACCCTAAAACTGCAGGTCCTCCAAAGCGCCCAGGCCGCCCCCCGAAGAACAGAGACAGCCAGATCACTCCTGGGCACGGGAACAGCCCCATTGGgcccccccagctccccatcaTGGGCTCCTCCCAGCGGCAAAGGAAGCGAGGGCGAAGCCCACggcccagctccagctcagACAGTGACAGCGACAAGTCCACTGAAGATGCTCCCATGG ATCTGCCAGCCAATGGTTTCAGCAGCGGGAACCAGCCGGTGAAGAAGAGCTTCCTGGTGTACCGCAACGACTGCAACCTGCCCCGGAGCAGCTCCGACTCCgagtccagcagcagcagcagcagcagtgctgcctcGGACCGCACCAG CACAACACCCTCCAAGCAGGGCCGAGGGAAACCCTCCTTCTCCCGAGTGAACTTCCCGGAGGACAGCAGCGAGGACACGTCGGGGACAGAGAACGAATCCTACTCCGTGGGCACGGGGCGAGGCGTGGGGCATGGCA TGGTGCGCAAGGGCATGGGCCGTGGTGCGGGCTGGCTCTCCGAGGATGAGGATTCCTCCCTGGATGCTCTGGATCTGGTGTGGGCGAAGTGCCGGGGGTACCCCTCCTACCCCGCGCTG ATCATCGACCCCAAGATGCCGCGGGAAGGCATGTTCCACCATGGCGTCCCCATCCCCGTGCCCCCCTTGGAGGTGCTGAAGCTGGGGGAGCAGATGACTCAGGAAGCACGCGAGCACCTCTACCTTGTCCTCTTCTTTGACAACAAGCGCACTTG GCAGTGGTTGCCCAGGACCAAACTGGTACCACTGGGGGTGAACCAAGACCTGGATAAGGAAAAAATGCTGGAAGGTCGGAAGTCCAACATCCGTAAGTCGGTGCAGATCGCCTACCACCGCGCCATGCAGCACCGCAACAAGGTGCAGGGCGAGCAGAGCAGCGACTCCAGCGAGAGCGACTGA
- the BRPF1 gene encoding peregrin isoform X2: MGVDFDVKTFCHNLRATKPPYECPVGTCRKIYKSYSGIEYHLYHYDHDNPPPPQHTPLRKHKKKGRQARAANKQSPSPSETSQSPGREVMTYAQAQRMVEVDLHGRVHRISIFDNLDVVSEDEEVPEEVPENGSNKENTETPSVPQKSGKHKNKEKRKDSNHHHHNASAGTTPKLPEVVYRELEQDTPDAPPRPTSYYRYIEKSAEELDEEVEYDMDEEDYIWLDIMNERRKTEGVSPIPQEIFEYLMDRLEKESYFESHNKGDPNALVDEDAVCCICNDGECQNSNVILFCDMCNLAVHQECYGVPYIPEGQWLCRRCLQSPSRAVDCALCPNKGGAFKQTDDGRWAHVVCALWIPEVCFANTVFLEPIDSIEHIPPARWKLTCYICKQRGSGACIQCHKANCYTAFHVTCAQQAGLYMKMEPVRETGANGTSFSVRKTAYCDIHTPPGSVRRLPALSHSEGEEEDEEEEEEGKGWSSEKVKKAKAKSRIKMKKARKILAEKRAAAPVVSVPCIPPHRLSKITNRLTIQRKSQFMQRLHSYWTLKRQSRNGVPLLRRLQTHLQSQRNCDQGGAPAHGQEGGDGNTSPVSSWSLMFPQRDTEDKNWALKEQLKSWQRLRHDLERARLLVELIRKREKLKRETIKVQQVALEMQLTPFLILLRKTLEQLQEKDTGNIFSEPVPLSEVPDYLDHIKKPMDFQTMKQNLEAYRYLNFDDFEEDFNLIINNCLKYNAKDTIFYRAAIRLREQGGAVLRQARRQAEKMGIDFETGMHFPHCVTAEEAQVQDIEDDVRLLLSENQKHLPLEEQLKILLERLDEVNAGKQSIGRSRRAKMIKKEITVLRRKLAHPRDLGRDGLERHSSSARGGLQSHNPCEKDLQTDSAAEESSSQETGKGLGPNSSSTPAHEVGRRTSVLFSKKNPKTAGPPKRPGRPPKNRDSQITPGHGNSPIGPPQLPIMGSSQRQRKRGRSPRPSSSSDSDSDKSTEDAPMDLPANGFSSGNQPVKKSFLVYRNDCNLPRSSSDSESSSSSSSSAASDRTSTTPSKQGRGKPSFSRVNFPEDSSEDTSGTENESYSVGTGRGVGHGSKWGGWGPSLSPRVAAADSPLTPLSSGTVVRKGMGRGAGWLSEDEDSSLDALDLVWAKCRGYPSYPALIIDPKMPREGMFHHGVPIPVPPLEVLKLGEQMTQEAREHLYLVLFFDNKRTWQWLPRTKLVPLGVNQDLDKEKMLEGRKSNIRKSVQIAYHRAMQHRNKVQGEQSSDSSESD; encoded by the exons ATGGGCGTAGACTTCGACGTGAAGACTTTCTGCCACAACCTGCGGGCCACCAAACCCCCGTACGAGTGCCCGGTGGGCACCTGCCGCAAGATCTACAAGAGCTACAGCGGCATCGAGTACCACCTGTACCACTATGACCACGACAacccgccgccgccgcagcaCACCCCTCTGCGCAAGCACAAGAAGAAGGGGCGGCAGGCCCGCGCCGCCAACAAGCAGTCCCCCAGCCCCTCCGAGACCTCCCAGTCTCCGGGCAGGGAGGTGATGACCTATGCTCAAGCCCAGCGCATGGTGGAGGTGGATCTGCACGGCCGCGTCCATCGCATCAGCATCTTCGATAACCTGGATGTGGTGTCCGAGGATGAGGAGGTGCCCGAGGAGGTGCCCGAGAACGGGAGCAATAAGGAGAACACGGAGACCCCGAGCGTCCCGCAGAAATCCGGCAAGCACAAGAACAAGGAGAAGCGTAAGGATTCCAACCACCATCACCACAACGCCTCGGCTGGCACCACTCCCAAGCTGCCCGAGGTGGTGTACcgggagctggagcaggacacCCCAGACGCCCCACCGCGCCCCACGTCCTACTACAG GTACATCGAGAAgtcagcagaggagctggatgAGGAGGTGGAGTATGACATGGATGAGGAAGATTACATCTGGCTGGACATCATGAATGAGCGTCGGAAGACCGAAGGCGTGAGTCCCATTCCCCAGGAGATCTTTGAGTACCTgatggacaggctggagaaggagTCCTACTTTGAGAGCCACAACAAGGGGGATCCGAACGCCTTGGTGGACGAGGACGCCGTCTGCTGCATCTGCAACGACGGGGAGTGTCAGAACAGCAACGTCATCCTCTTCTGCGACATGTGCAACCTGGCTGTGCACCAGGAGTGCTATGGGGTGCCCTACATCCCGGAGGGACAGTGGCTCTGCAGACGGTGCCTGCAGTCACCCTCACGGGCCGTGGACTGTGCCCTCTGCCCAAACAAGGGGGGGGCCTTCAAGCAAACGGACGACGGGCGCTGGGCACACGTGGTGTGTGCCCTGTGGATCCCGGAGGTGTGCTTTGCCAACACTGTCTTCCTGGAGCCCATTGACAGCATTGAGCACATACCGCCTGCGCGCTGGAAGCTGACCTGTTACATCTGCAAGCAGCGTGGTTCTGGGGCTTGCATCCAGTGTCACAAAGCCAACTGCTACACAGCCTTTCATGTCACCTGCGCCCAGCAGGCCGGGCTCTACATGAAGATGGAGCCTGTGCGGGAGACAGGAGCCAATGGCACCTCCTTCAGTGTGCGCAAAACTGCCTACTGCGACATCCACACCCCGCCGGGCTCCGTGCGCAGGCTGCCAGCCCTGTCCCACAGCGAGGGCGAGGAGGaggacgaggaggaggaggaggagggcaagggctggagctctgagaAGGTCAAAAAGGCAAAGGCCAAGTCAAGGATCAAGATGAAGAAAGCGAGGAAGATCCTGGCGGAGAAACGAGCTGCGGCACCCGTGGTGTCTGTGCCCTGCATCCCCCCGCATAG gCTCAGCAAGATCACAAACCGTTTAACCATCCAGAGGAAGAGCCAGTTCATGCAGAGGCTGCACAGCTACTGGACCCTGAAGAGACAGTCCCGCAATGGTGTCCCCCTGCTCCGCCGCCTCCAGACACACTTGCAGTCCCAAAGGAACTGTGACCAG GGAGGAGCCCCAGCACACGGTCAGGAAGGTGGAGATGGGAACACATCTCCCGTCAGCTCATGGTCTCTGATGTTCCCGCAGAGAGACACTGAGGATAAGAACTGGGCCCTGAAGGAGCAGCTGAAGTCATGGCAGCGCCTCCGCCATGACCTAGAGCGCGCACGCTTGCTGGTGGAGCTGATCCGCAAGCGGGAGAAGCTCAAGAGAGAGACG ATCAAGGTGCAGCAGGTAGCACTGGAGATGCAGCTGACCCCCTTCCTCATCCTGCTCCGCAAGACGCttgagcagctgcaggagaaagACACAGGCAACATCTTCAGCGAGCCGGTCCCTCTGTCTGAG GTCCCGGACTACCTGGATCACATCAAGAAGCCGATGGACTTTCagacaatgaaacaaaacctgGAAGCCTATCGCTACCTGAACTTCGACGACTTCGAGGAGGATTTCAACCTGATCATCAACAACTGTTTGAAGTACAACGCCAAAGACACCATCTTCTACCGGGCAGCCATCCGCCTGCGGGAGCAGGGAGGTGCTGTGCTGCGGCAGGCTCGCCGCCAGGCTGAGAAGATGGGCATTGACTTTGAGACAGGCATGCACTTCCCTCACTGCGTAACGGCGGAAGAGGCTCAGGTCCAGGACATCGAGGATG ATGTGCGGCTGCTGCTCTCGGAGAACCAGAAGCACCTGCCTTTGGAGGAGCAGCTGAAGATCCTGCTGGAGCGGCTGGATGAGGTCAACGCTGGCAAGCAGAGCATCGGCCGCTCCCGCCGCGCCAAGATGATCAAGAAGGAGATCACAGTCCTGCGCAGGAAGCTGGCCCACCCCCGGGACCTGGGCCGGGATGGGCTGGAGCGGCACAGCTCCTCGGCCAGGGGGGGCCTGCAGTCACACAACCCCTGCGAGAAGGACCTGCAGACAGACAGTGCTGCcgaggagagcagcagccaggagaCGGGCAAAG gTCTGGGTCCCAATTCCTCTTCCACCCCAGCCCATGAAGTTGGCAGGAGGACCTCAGTGCTCTTCTCCAAGAAGAACCCTAAAACTGCAGGTCCTCCAAAGCGCCCAGGCCGCCCCCCGAAGAACAGAGACAGCCAGATCACTCCTGGGCACGGGAACAGCCCCATTGGgcccccccagctccccatcaTGGGCTCCTCCCAGCGGCAAAGGAAGCGAGGGCGAAGCCCACggcccagctccagctcagACAGTGACAGCGACAAGTCCACTGAAGATGCTCCCATGG ATCTGCCAGCCAATGGTTTCAGCAGCGGGAACCAGCCGGTGAAGAAGAGCTTCCTGGTGTACCGCAACGACTGCAACCTGCCCCGGAGCAGCTCCGACTCCgagtccagcagcagcagcagcagcagtgctgcctcGGACCGCACCAG CACAACACCCTCCAAGCAGGGCCGAGGGAAACCCTCCTTCTCCCGAGTGAACTTCCCGGAGGACAGCAGCGAGGACACGTCGGGGACAGAGAACGAATCCTACTCCGTGGGCACGGGGCGAGGCGTGGGGCATGGCAGTAAGTGGGGTGGCTGGGGGCCATCACTGTCACCCAGGGTGGCAGCAGCTGACTCTCCTCTAACCCCCCTCTCCTCCGGCACAGTGGTGCGCAAGGGCATGGGCCGTGGTGCGGGCTGGCTCTCCGAGGATGAGGATTCCTCCCTGGATGCTCTGGATCTGGTGTGGGCGAAGTGCCGGGGGTACCCCTCCTACCCCGCGCTG ATCATCGACCCCAAGATGCCGCGGGAAGGCATGTTCCACCATGGCGTCCCCATCCCCGTGCCCCCCTTGGAGGTGCTGAAGCTGGGGGAGCAGATGACTCAGGAAGCACGCGAGCACCTCTACCTTGTCCTCTTCTTTGACAACAAGCGCACTTG GCAGTGGTTGCCCAGGACCAAACTGGTACCACTGGGGGTGAACCAAGACCTGGATAAGGAAAAAATGCTGGAAGGTCGGAAGTCCAACATCCGTAAGTCGGTGCAGATCGCCTACCACCGCGCCATGCAGCACCGCAACAAGGTGCAGGGCGAGCAGAGCAGCGACTCCAGCGAGAGCGACTGA